A single genomic interval of Thermus antranikianii DSM 12462 harbors:
- a CDS encoding ABC transporter permease, with protein sequence MNRILALAEKEFLQIRRDHVLPRLIVLLPTLMLLLFGYAINFTLSHIPLAVYDASQDRISQALLAELTKEDRFRLVHRAASPEAVVQAVDRGQARVGLVVPPGALDKVRRGESVSLEVYVDGSDPNFAFQAQAALRKAIQEVNARILVGRAMAGEAVLLPLNPNLHTLYNPENKTAWFMIPGIIGLVLTMFTVLLTALSIVREVESRMMESLLASPLRPHEMVLGKVLPYLFIAFGVALLVLGLGHFVFGVPVRGSLALLLLAIFLFVLGSLAAGVLISTLARTQVQAVFGTYAYAFPTIFLSGFVFPIDGMPRFFQLLSYLVPARYLIEVLRGVMLKGVGFAVLWPHLAALLLFSALVLFLASVRFQRQVVA encoded by the coding sequence ATGAACCGCATCCTGGCCCTGGCGGAGAAGGAGTTCTTGCAGATCCGGAGGGACCATGTCCTGCCGCGGCTCATCGTCTTGCTCCCCACCTTGATGCTCCTCCTCTTCGGCTACGCCATCAACTTCACCCTTAGCCACATCCCCCTGGCGGTTTACGATGCCTCCCAGGACCGCATCAGCCAGGCGCTTTTGGCGGAGCTCACGAAGGAGGACCGCTTCCGCCTGGTCCACCGGGCGGCAAGCCCGGAGGCGGTGGTGCAGGCGGTGGACCGGGGCCAGGCCCGGGTGGGGCTGGTGGTGCCCCCTGGGGCCCTGGACAAGGTGCGGCGGGGGGAGAGCGTGAGCCTGGAGGTCTACGTGGATGGCTCCGACCCCAACTTCGCCTTCCAGGCCCAGGCGGCCTTGCGGAAGGCCATCCAGGAGGTCAACGCCCGCATCCTGGTGGGCCGGGCCATGGCGGGGGAGGCGGTGTTGCTTCCCTTGAACCCCAACCTCCACACCCTCTACAACCCCGAGAACAAGACCGCCTGGTTCATGATCCCCGGCATCATCGGCCTGGTGCTCACCATGTTCACCGTCCTCCTCACCGCTTTGTCCATCGTGAGGGAGGTGGAAAGCCGCATGATGGAAAGCCTGCTGGCCTCCCCCTTGCGCCCCCATGAGATGGTGCTGGGCAAGGTGCTGCCCTACCTGTTCATCGCCTTCGGGGTGGCCCTGCTGGTGCTGGGCCTGGGGCATTTCGTGTTTGGGGTCCCGGTGCGGGGGAGCCTGGCCCTCCTCCTCTTGGCCATCTTCCTCTTCGTTCTGGGCTCGTTGGCCGCAGGGGTTCTCATCTCCACCCTGGCCCGGACCCAGGTGCAGGCGGTCTTCGGCACCTATGCCTACGCCTTTCCCACCATCTTCCTTTCCGGCTTCGTCTTCCCCATAGACGGCATGCCCCGCTTTTTCCAGCTTCTTTCCTATCTGGTGCCGGCCCGGTACCTCATAGAGGTCCTCCGCGGGGTGATGCTCAAGGGAGTGGGGTTTGCGGTGCTCTGGCCCCATCTGGCAGCCCTTCTCCTCTTTTCCGCCCTGGTCCTCTTCCTGGCCTCCGTGCGCTTCCAAAGGCAGGTGGTGGCATGA
- a CDS encoding ABC transporter ATP-binding protein, giving the protein MVQAEEVSRSFGSLKALDRVSLEVRPGEVFDLLGPNGAGKTTLVRILTGVLKPDGGRAWVAGLEVGREPHRVKARIGYATQEQSIYRDLTVEENLLFRARLYRPKEARPLVREVLERFGLLPYAHTLAGHLSGGWRQRLALAQAVVHRPEVLFLDEPTTGLDPLSRRSVWELIHQEAERGAAVLVTTHYMDEAERCHRLALLFGGRVLATGTPQELKALAKARARFLYAPGLSLREARGMPGVLEAWPSGAGVRLIARREAPLGGLEEVEPSLEDVFTLLTKEVL; this is encoded by the coding sequence ATGGTGCAGGCAGAGGAGGTCAGTCGGAGCTTCGGTAGCCTCAAGGCCTTGGACCGGGTGAGCCTCGAGGTGCGCCCCGGGGAGGTCTTCGACCTCCTGGGGCCCAACGGGGCGGGGAAGACCACCTTGGTGCGGATCCTCACCGGGGTTCTCAAGCCCGATGGGGGAAGGGCCTGGGTGGCGGGGTTGGAGGTGGGAAGGGAGCCCCACCGGGTGAAGGCCAGGATCGGCTACGCCACCCAGGAGCAAAGCATTTACCGCGACCTCACGGTGGAGGAGAACCTCCTCTTCCGCGCCCGCCTGTACCGGCCCAAGGAGGCCCGCCCCCTGGTCCGGGAGGTCCTGGAGCGCTTTGGCCTTTTGCCCTATGCCCACACCCTGGCCGGGCATCTTTCCGGGGGATGGCGGCAGCGCCTGGCCCTGGCCCAGGCGGTGGTGCACCGCCCCGAGGTGCTTTTCCTGGATGAGCCCACCACCGGCTTGGATCCCCTTTCCCGGAGAAGCGTCTGGGAGCTCATCCACCAGGAGGCGGAGAGGGGGGCGGCGGTCTTGGTCACCACCCATTACATGGACGAGGCGGAGCGTTGCCACCGCCTGGCCCTGCTCTTCGGCGGCCGGGTGCTGGCCACGGGCACACCCCAGGAGCTGAAGGCCCTGGCCAAGGCAAGGGCCCGCTTTCTCTACGCTCCCGGGCTTTCCCTGAGGGAGGCCCGGGGGATGCCGGGGGTCCTCGAGGCCTGGCCGAGCGGAGCCGGGGTCCGGCTCATCGCCCGGAGGGAGGCTCCCTTGGGAGGATTGGAGGAGGTGGAGCCCAGCCTCGAGGACGTCTTCACCCTCCTTACCAAGGAGGTCTTATGA